One Chryseobacterium indoltheticum DNA segment encodes these proteins:
- a CDS encoding RsiV family protein gives MKNKVAIMLLSGAFLLAACKKTESETVNVNTENKSPEKFTVDSLKVNDSMRINDKLSVNYASKVLIFPTLKDKALLDSIYYDKKGITDYSKQGLQSFLDKDKTEFYASVKEDSKEWISDIQNPQTWEAGSFMKLISQNDDFLQIEYLHTSYQGGAHSNYSFGAKVFDLKNNKKLDLKDITTMPKARLEELLMKNLDKLPSGTTDSDGPVKNSDMLLVDVIPANQAFYFDNEHLYFHYSPYEIAAFAAGDIVIPVSWKELDGTINPEFKKRMKIN, from the coding sequence ATGAAAAATAAAGTTGCAATAATGTTACTCTCTGGCGCTTTTCTTTTAGCCGCCTGCAAAAAGACAGAATCGGAAACAGTGAATGTAAACACAGAAAATAAAAGTCCTGAAAAATTTACCGTAGATTCTCTTAAAGTAAATGATTCTATGAGGATTAATGACAAGCTTTCTGTGAATTACGCATCAAAAGTATTAATTTTCCCAACTTTAAAAGATAAAGCTCTTTTAGACAGTATTTATTATGATAAAAAAGGGATTACCGATTACTCAAAACAAGGATTACAGAGCTTTTTAGACAAAGATAAAACCGAATTTTACGCATCAGTAAAAGAAGATAGTAAAGAATGGATTTCAGATATACAAAATCCACAAACCTGGGAAGCCGGCTCGTTTATGAAGCTGATTTCTCAAAATGATGATTTTCTTCAGATTGAATATTTACATACTTCTTATCAGGGCGGAGCGCACAGTAATTATTCTTTCGGTGCAAAAGTTTTTGATTTGAAAAACAATAAAAAATTAGATCTAAAAGATATCACCACAATGCCAAAAGCAAGACTTGAAGAACTTTTAATGAAAAATCTTGATAAACTGCCGAGCGGAACGACTGATTCTGATGGTCCGGTAAAAAATTCAGATATGCTTTTGGTAGATGTAATTCCTGCAAACCAAGCTTTTTATTTTGATAATGAACACCTCTACTTCCATTACAGTCCTTACGAAATTGCAGCTTTTGCAGCCGGAGATATTGTAATTCCCGTCTCCTGGAAAGAGCTCGACGGGACCATTAATCCGGAATTTAAAAAGAGAATGAAAATTAACTAA
- a CDS encoding dicarboxylate/amino acid:cation symporter, translating to MKAKKFYQQLYFQVIIAITLGILLGNFYPELGEKMKPLGDGFIKLVKMIIAPVIFITLTLGIAHMTDLKKVGRIAIKAMLYFFTFSTLALIIGLVVGNIIQPGAGLNIDPASLSGDVSQYQQKAHDTTLTGFIMNIIPETLFSPLVGDNILQVLLVAILMGIALVLTKEKSGKVTEFLQVLAAPVFKIVHMLMKLAPIGAFGAMAFTIGKYGLASVLNLIFLVGTFYITSILFVVLVLGAVAWYNGFNIFKLMYYLKEELLLVLGTSSSESALPGIMEKMEKAGCSKAIVGLVIPTGYSFNLDGTNIYMTLASLFIAQALNIDLSIEKQLMLLLVAMLSSKGAAGVTGAGFVTLAATLAVVPEIPIAGMTLILGIDKFMSECRALTNVIGNSVATVVVANWEKQLDKEQLQYCLANPNEIEKKLEV from the coding sequence TTGAAAGCAAAAAAATTCTACCAGCAACTCTATTTTCAGGTAATTATTGCCATTACTCTGGGAATTCTTTTAGGAAATTTCTACCCGGAATTGGGCGAAAAAATGAAACCTTTAGGCGACGGTTTCATCAAATTGGTAAAAATGATTATTGCTCCGGTCATTTTCATTACGCTTACTTTAGGAATCGCCCACATGACAGACCTGAAAAAAGTGGGACGAATTGCCATAAAAGCAATGCTCTATTTTTTCACGTTTTCAACATTAGCGCTAATTATCGGTTTAGTTGTAGGAAATATTATTCAGCCCGGAGCAGGTTTAAACATTGATCCGGCAAGTTTATCGGGAGACGTTTCTCAATACCAGCAAAAAGCACACGACACCACGCTCACCGGGTTTATTATGAATATTATCCCGGAAACATTATTCAGTCCTTTGGTTGGAGACAACATTCTTCAGGTACTTTTGGTCGCTATTTTAATGGGAATTGCTTTGGTTTTAACAAAAGAAAAAAGTGGAAAAGTAACCGAATTTTTACAGGTTCTGGCTGCTCCTGTTTTCAAAATCGTTCATATGCTGATGAAATTAGCGCCTATCGGAGCTTTTGGAGCCATGGCTTTTACGATTGGAAAATATGGTTTGGCATCTGTTTTAAATTTAATTTTTCTTGTTGGAACTTTCTACATCACTTCTATCCTATTTGTCGTTTTGGTCTTGGGAGCAGTTGCCTGGTACAATGGTTTTAATATTTTTAAACTGATGTATTATCTGAAAGAAGAACTTTTACTGGTTTTAGGTACAAGTTCGTCAGAGTCTGCACTTCCCGGAATAATGGAAAAGATGGAGAAAGCCGGCTGTTCCAAAGCAATTGTAGGTTTGGTGATTCCCACCGGATATTCTTTTAATCTTGATGGCACCAATATTTATATGACTCTCGCCTCGTTATTTATCGCACAGGCCTTAAACATTGATCTTTCCATTGAAAAACAATTGATGCTTCTTTTGGTAGCGATGCTAAGTTCAAAAGGTGCTGCAGGAGTTACAGGAGCTGGTTTTGTTACTTTAGCAGCAACTTTAGCCGTGGTTCCTGAAATTCCGATTGCGGGAATGACTTTAATTTTAGGAATTGATAAATTTATGAGTGAATGCCGTGCTTTGACCAACGTCATTGGAAATTCTGTAGCGACTGTAGTTGTAGCCAACTGGGAAAAACAATTGGATAAGGAACAGCTACAATATTGTCTTGCCAATCCTAATGAAATTGAGAAAAAACTAGAAGTTTAA
- a CDS encoding transglutaminase-like domain-containing protein, producing MKNIITLLSLFLISTTVFAQNQQFLKVPKFNKEDLKKEKSEIDPKAPAELLYRAIHYRIDNRTGNLIKEYTYRVKMYEKDKSEDWHNLEVSLYDNNSGDREVLVNMKALVYNLEGDNVVETKVDKSSKFKSKENKYVTVSKYAFPNIKNGSVIEYHYEVSSPFTYEIPLIYIELDIPSVYTEYVFDTPLQMSYSVDFTGSLSPKYKIVKEDIIYGSQHKTYRFGYDNLKGFKTEKYVKNNDNYRTKIRAELHSTYFGDNLKMYTSTWEDIRKKLWDHDDFGALYKKDRLVKELLPAGIADEKDDLSKANKILDYVKTNFTWNYDNGIYAENGIKDLIKNKTGNDADLNLMLAAMFRSAGLTAYPILISTVRNGNLNLAFPNLGNFNYVVVGTEINNRFYLFDATSKQSQANLLPSRVWNNNGLLVKDDKAEVITMFNAKMSYGKYLTKAKINDDGTVSGTYEDKDAGLFALDAKESYDENPDKYKKQYKDSYAIDFSDINSSVKDNGDFESKMKFSSNSLIDNVGKKKIFNPLLFLHQSGNDFNETEERKYMINFVSPYTRTKKVEIEIPEGYTVADLPKSKKITTDDKEISYSYIVENKDNKITVTSEVKIASADYPKEYYPAFKQIWKVISDSESQVMSLIKK from the coding sequence ATGAAAAACATAATAACCTTATTGTCTCTTTTTTTGATCAGTACAACTGTTTTTGCACAGAATCAACAGTTTCTGAAGGTTCCTAAGTTTAATAAAGAAGATCTAAAAAAAGAAAAATCAGAGATTGATCCTAAAGCTCCCGCAGAATTGCTTTATCGCGCTATACATTACAGAATAGATAACAGAACAGGAAATCTTATAAAGGAATACACGTATCGTGTGAAGATGTACGAAAAAGATAAATCTGAAGATTGGCACAATCTGGAGGTATCTTTGTATGATAACAATTCCGGAGACCGTGAAGTTTTGGTGAATATGAAGGCTTTGGTCTATAATCTTGAAGGCGACAATGTAGTGGAAACTAAAGTTGATAAAAGCTCAAAATTTAAATCAAAAGAAAATAAATATGTTACAGTTAGTAAATATGCTTTTCCCAATATAAAGAATGGTTCGGTTATAGAATATCACTATGAAGTTTCTTCACCATTTACGTACGAAATTCCGTTGATCTATATCGAACTGGATATTCCTTCGGTCTATACGGAATATGTTTTTGATACTCCGTTACAAATGTCTTACAGTGTAGATTTTACGGGAAGTCTTTCGCCTAAATATAAAATTGTGAAAGAAGATATTATTTATGGCTCACAACATAAAACATATAGATTCGGTTATGATAATCTGAAAGGCTTTAAAACTGAAAAGTATGTGAAAAATAATGATAATTACAGAACAAAAATACGAGCAGAGCTTCATTCAACTTATTTTGGTGATAACCTTAAAATGTACACTTCCACTTGGGAAGACATTAGAAAGAAACTTTGGGATCATGATGATTTTGGGGCACTGTATAAAAAAGACAGATTGGTAAAAGAGCTATTACCTGCAGGAATTGCTGATGAAAAAGATGATTTATCAAAAGCCAATAAAATTTTAGATTATGTGAAAACAAATTTTACATGGAACTATGATAATGGTATTTATGCAGAAAACGGAATTAAAGATCTTATAAAAAATAAAACAGGAAATGATGCAGATCTCAATTTGATGTTGGCAGCTATGTTTCGAAGTGCTGGTCTTACGGCATATCCTATACTTATATCAACCGTGAGAAATGGAAATTTAAATTTAGCTTTTCCAAATTTGGGTAATTTTAACTATGTAGTGGTAGGAACCGAAATCAACAATAGATTTTATCTTTTTGATGCCACTTCAAAACAGTCACAGGCTAATCTTTTGCCATCCAGAGTCTGGAATAATAACGGACTTTTGGTGAAAGATGATAAAGCCGAAGTAATTACGATGTTTAATGCTAAAATGAGTTATGGCAAATATCTTACGAAAGCTAAAATTAATGATGATGGTACTGTAAGTGGAACTTATGAAGATAAAGATGCCGGACTTTTCGCTCTCGATGCTAAGGAAAGCTATGACGAAAACCCGGATAAGTATAAAAAGCAATATAAAGACAGTTATGCTATAGATTTTTCAGATATCAATTCTTCTGTTAAAGATAATGGTGATTTTGAGTCTAAAATGAAGTTTTCATCCAATAGCTTAATTGATAATGTAGGAAAAAAGAAAATTTTTAATCCTTTGTTATTTCTTCATCAGTCTGGTAATGATTTTAATGAAACGGAAGAGAGAAAATACATGATCAATTTTGTTTCACCTTATACAAGAACTAAAAAAGTAGAAATAGAAATTCCTGAAGGATATACGGTAGCCGATTTACCAAAAAGCAAAAAGATAACAACAGACGATAAAGAGATTTCGTATTCTTATATTGTAGAGAATAAAGACAATAAAATTACAGTAACTTCTGAGGTCAAAATCGCAAGTGCAGATTATCCTAAAGAATATTATCCTGCATTCAAACAAATCTGGAAAGTAATCTCAGATTCTGAAAGTCAGGTAATGAGTTTGATTAAGAAATAA
- the gyrB gene encoding DNA topoisomerase (ATP-hydrolyzing) subunit B, translating into MSQKQYTASSIQALEGMEHVRLRPSMYIGDVGVRGLHHLVYEVVDNSIDEALAGHCDTILVTIHKGESISVKDNGRGIPVDFHEKEQKSALEVVMTKIGAGGKFDKDSYKVSGGLHGVGVSCVNALSTLLVATVSRDGKLYQQKYSEGKALADVAEIGTTDERGTEVFFQPDGTIFQELVYNYDTLASRLRELSFLNKGITITLVDEREENEDGTFAFEVFHSEGGLKEFVEFIDGNREAIMENVIFMEGERDDIPVEVAMRYNTSFNENLHSYVNNINTHEGGTHLAGFRRALTRTLKKYADDLGIPAKEKVEITGDDFREGLTAVISVKVMEPQFEGQTKTKLGNSEVSGAVDKIVGEMLTNFLEENPNEAKIIVQKVVLAAKARQAAKKAREMVQRKSPMGGSGLPGKLSDCSSKDPAESELFLVEGDSAGGTAKQGRDRHFQAILPLRGKILNVEKSMLHKVYDNEEIKNIYTALGVSVGTEEDSKALNMAKLRYHKVVIMTDADIDGSHISTLILTFFFRFMKEMIENGYIYIAQPPLYLLKKGNKKVYAYNEKEREELTLEMSPDGKGVEVQRYKGLGEMNPEQLWETTLNPEHRILKQVTIDNAVEADSVFSMLMGDEVPPRREFIEKNAKYAKIDV; encoded by the coding sequence ATGAGTCAAAAACAATATACAGCTAGTAGTATCCAGGCATTAGAAGGCATGGAGCACGTTCGACTAAGACCATCTATGTACATTGGTGATGTAGGAGTGAGAGGTCTTCATCATTTGGTTTATGAAGTAGTAGACAACTCTATTGACGAAGCGCTTGCAGGTCATTGCGATACAATATTAGTTACAATACATAAAGGAGAGAGTATCTCTGTAAAAGATAATGGTAGAGGGATTCCTGTAGATTTCCACGAAAAAGAACAAAAATCAGCTTTGGAGGTTGTAATGACCAAAATCGGAGCGGGTGGAAAATTTGATAAAGATTCTTACAAAGTTTCCGGTGGTCTTCACGGGGTTGGTGTTTCTTGTGTGAACGCACTTTCTACCTTGTTGGTGGCTACAGTAAGCCGTGACGGTAAATTATATCAACAAAAATATTCTGAAGGAAAAGCTTTGGCTGATGTTGCTGAAATAGGAACTACGGATGAGAGAGGAACTGAGGTTTTCTTCCAGCCAGACGGAACTATTTTCCAGGAATTGGTGTATAATTATGATACACTGGCTTCAAGATTAAGAGAACTATCTTTCTTGAATAAAGGTATTACAATTACACTTGTTGACGAAAGAGAAGAAAATGAAGACGGCACTTTTGCGTTTGAAGTTTTCCATTCTGAAGGTGGTTTGAAAGAATTTGTTGAGTTTATCGACGGAAACCGTGAAGCGATCATGGAAAATGTAATTTTCATGGAAGGTGAAAGAGATGATATTCCTGTAGAAGTGGCGATGCGTTACAATACATCTTTTAACGAAAATCTTCACTCTTACGTTAATAACATCAATACTCATGAAGGGGGAACTCACTTGGCTGGTTTCAGACGTGCTTTGACGAGAACATTGAAGAAATATGCAGATGATTTAGGGATTCCTGCAAAAGAAAAAGTAGAAATTACCGGAGATGACTTCCGTGAAGGTTTAACGGCTGTAATTTCTGTAAAAGTAATGGAGCCTCAGTTTGAAGGACAGACAAAAACTAAATTAGGAAACTCTGAAGTTTCTGGTGCGGTTGATAAAATTGTAGGTGAAATGCTTACCAACTTCTTGGAGGAGAATCCAAACGAAGCAAAAATTATCGTTCAGAAAGTTGTTTTGGCTGCAAAAGCAAGACAGGCTGCGAAAAAAGCTCGTGAAATGGTTCAGAGAAAATCTCCGATGGGAGGTTCTGGTTTACCAGGGAAATTATCTGACTGTTCATCAAAAGATCCTGCAGAATCTGAATTGTTCTTAGTCGAGGGAGACTCGGCAGGTGGAACTGCAAAGCAGGGGAGAGATAGGCATTTCCAGGCTATTCTTCCGTTGAGAGGTAAGATTCTGAATGTTGAGAAATCAATGCTTCATAAAGTTTACGATAACGAAGAGATTAAAAATATTTATACCGCTTTAGGTGTATCTGTAGGAACTGAAGAAGATAGTAAGGCCTTAAATATGGCGAAGTTAAGATATCATAAAGTAGTGATCATGACCGATGCCGATATTGATGGATCTCACATTTCTACACTAATTCTTACGTTCTTTTTCCGTTTTATGAAGGAAATGATTGAGAACGGATATATTTATATTGCACAACCGCCTTTATACTTATTAAAAAAGGGTAATAAGAAAGTTTACGCTTACAATGAAAAAGAGCGTGAAGAGTTAACTCTAGAAATGTCTCCGGACGGAAAAGGAGTAGAAGTTCAGCGTTATAAAGGTCTTGGGGAAATGAACCCTGAGCAGCTTTGGGAAACTACATTGAATCCTGAACACAGAATTTTGAAGCAGGTAACAATTGATAATGCTGTAGAAGCAGATTCAGTTTTCTCAATGTTGATGGGAGATGAGGTTCCACCAAGAAGAGAATTTATAGAGAAAAATGCAAAGTATGCTAAGATTGATGTCTAA
- a CDS encoding diacylglycerol/lipid kinase family protein: MEKVAFIINPFSAKKNYQPFLNELKSKVQNPLYYISESILGTDDFIESHFDDVDFFVAIGGDGTISTVAKKLIGTEKVLAIFPAGSGNGFSNETQFSKNLDELLNKLKAKKSRKIDTFTVNDRLSINVSGTGFDGKVVKEFEKTNRGFKNYIKVSLKTFFNYKPIKLKFFDENYKQYNGKYLMINIANTRQFGNNAYIAPMASKSDGLVDMVLVKKFPLTYSPLFAFRMFTKKLKEDDYITYLPVSEIEFKVNTKNWHLDGEFNKIKSPIHVKVQPSSLNILI; encoded by the coding sequence ATGGAAAAAGTTGCCTTTATCATTAATCCTTTTTCGGCAAAAAAAAATTATCAGCCCTTTCTAAATGAACTAAAAAGTAAAGTGCAAAACCCTTTGTACTACATTTCTGAGTCTATTTTGGGAACTGATGATTTTATCGAAAGTCATTTTGATGATGTTGATTTTTTTGTGGCTATCGGAGGCGACGGAACTATTTCTACAGTTGCCAAAAAGCTTATCGGCACCGAAAAAGTGCTGGCTATTTTTCCGGCAGGCTCTGGAAATGGTTTTTCTAATGAAACACAATTCAGCAAAAATTTAGATGAATTATTAAATAAACTAAAGGCTAAAAAATCTCGAAAAATAGATACTTTCACCGTAAACGACAGGCTTTCTATCAATGTTTCAGGAACTGGTTTTGACGGAAAAGTTGTGAAAGAATTTGAAAAAACGAACCGTGGATTTAAGAATTACATTAAAGTTTCTTTGAAGACTTTTTTTAATTATAAACCGATAAAGCTTAAATTTTTTGACGAAAATTATAAACAATATAACGGGAAGTATTTGATGATTAATATTGCAAATACGCGTCAGTTTGGTAACAACGCATACATTGCGCCGATGGCGAGTAAGAGTGATGGTCTGGTTGATATGGTTTTGGTGAAAAAATTTCCGTTGACTTATTCGCCACTTTTTGCTTTCAGAATGTTTACCAAAAAGCTGAAAGAGGATGATTATATCACTTATCTGCCGGTTTCAGAAATCGAATTTAAAGTAAATACCAAAAACTGGCATCTTGATGGAGAGTTTAATAAAATAAAATCTCCGATTCACGTGAAAGTTCAGCCTTCAAGCCTGAATATTTTAATATAA
- a CDS encoding DUF3857 domain-containing protein: MMKLWCVGALSLASFYYAQSYPVSEISDVLKKNASAVIRNESTILEINKVDEIVYRNSSAITVINKDAVGFSLPKIYYEKGNTVSNVKVTVYDEKGAKIKSYSKSDFTDVAANSQGSFYSDNRMMYLSYTPTSYPYTIEFSYDQKDQNTVFIPDFTPYNDFNISLQKSSFKIINKSGINLRSKTYDSPFGFASVNTSQEDGGKLYTYQNIPAIDNENMVPNPQKILPKVSFSLDQFSLVGKKGNITTWKDFGLWYYNSLLTPVAASTPQIKSEITALNLSGSTEEKVKKIYQYMQGKTRYVFVALGIGGWQPMMPDEVQKKGYGDCKGLTNYMKTLLDEAGIKSYYAIINSNSSPISFDTDFPKMGGNHVILVIPTEKGNIWLENTSQEMAYNHLSFNTTDRNVLAVKPEGIEIMETPSYSSQQNKEKQILNIQLNRDKTITGNGKFTYTGNQYDFNLAYAGLRQTEKNNAIKNAFSTLDFEKIEMSDFKNNRDLATIDFDLNFKAINYSKMVGSSYIFRAVPIYSNASYHQDENRNLPFENRFSFEDEYEIIYQLPAGYIIEEMPDNSTLSSDFGTYRISFEKKDEKLIVKRFIQIKKGLHSKEKYNDYVSFRKKIMNADNSKILISKKS; the protein is encoded by the coding sequence ATGATGAAATTATGGTGTGTAGGAGCGCTTTCTCTAGCCTCTTTTTACTACGCACAAAGTTATCCGGTATCAGAAATTAGTGATGTTTTAAAGAAGAATGCAAGTGCGGTGATCCGAAACGAAAGTACGATTTTGGAAATCAATAAAGTGGATGAAATTGTTTACCGAAATTCTTCTGCAATAACTGTAATCAACAAAGATGCGGTTGGCTTTTCTTTACCCAAAATATATTATGAAAAAGGAAATACAGTTTCCAACGTCAAAGTAACTGTCTACGATGAGAAAGGAGCTAAAATAAAAAGCTACTCCAAAAGTGATTTTACGGATGTCGCAGCCAACTCGCAAGGCTCGTTTTATTCGGATAACAGAATGATGTATTTATCTTATACGCCTACAAGTTATCCCTATACTATTGAGTTTAGTTACGATCAAAAAGATCAGAATACGGTTTTTATCCCGGATTTTACACCTTATAATGATTTTAATATTTCTTTACAGAAAAGCAGTTTTAAGATTATTAATAAATCAGGAATCAATTTACGATCGAAAACTTATGATTCGCCTTTCGGATTTGCTTCGGTAAATACTTCTCAAGAGGACGGAGGAAAATTATATACTTATCAAAATATACCTGCAATTGATAATGAAAATATGGTTCCTAATCCACAAAAGATTTTACCAAAAGTGAGTTTTTCTTTGGATCAGTTTAGTCTGGTCGGAAAAAAAGGGAATATTACCACCTGGAAAGATTTCGGTTTATGGTATTATAATAGTTTATTGACACCGGTTGCAGCTTCCACACCACAGATAAAATCTGAAATTACAGCACTTAATCTTTCAGGATCTACAGAAGAAAAAGTAAAAAAGATTTATCAGTATATGCAAGGTAAAACAAGATATGTTTTTGTAGCCTTGGGAATTGGTGGTTGGCAGCCCATGATGCCCGATGAGGTACAGAAGAAAGGTTACGGTGATTGTAAAGGCCTTACCAATTATATGAAAACGCTTTTGGACGAGGCGGGCATAAAATCTTATTATGCAATCATTAATTCTAATTCTTCACCGATAAGTTTTGATACTGATTTTCCAAAAATGGGAGGAAATCATGTGATATTGGTTATTCCAACAGAAAAAGGAAATATCTGGCTTGAAAATACTTCTCAGGAAATGGCTTACAATCATTTAAGTTTTAATACCACAGACCGGAATGTTTTAGCAGTAAAACCGGAGGGAATTGAGATTATGGAAACGCCAAGTTATTCTTCACAGCAAAATAAAGAAAAGCAGATATTAAATATTCAGCTAAATCGGGATAAAACGATTACCGGGAATGGTAAATTTACTTACACAGGAAATCAGTATGATTTTAATTTAGCCTATGCGGGGCTTAGGCAGACTGAAAAAAATAATGCCATAAAAAATGCATTTTCTACATTAGATTTTGAGAAAATTGAAATGTCTGATTTCAAAAATAACAGAGATTTGGCAACAATCGATTTCGATTTAAATTTCAAAGCGATCAATTATTCCAAAATGGTGGGTTCCAGCTATATTTTCAGGGCGGTTCCTATTTACTCGAATGCTTCATATCATCAGGATGAAAACAGAAATCTTCCTTTTGAAAACCGTTTCTCTTTTGAGGATGAATATGAGATTATTTATCAGCTTCCTGCAGGCTATATCATTGAAGAAATGCCGGATAACAGTACTTTGAGTTCAGATTTTGGGACATACAGAATCTCTTTTGAGAAAAAAGATGAAAAATTGATTGTCAAAAGGTTCATTCAGATCAAAAAAGGACTCCATTCTAAAGAAAAGTACAATGACTATGTAAGTTTCAGAAAGAAAATAATGAATGCTGATAACTCAAAAATTTTAATTTCAAAAAAATCATAA
- a CDS encoding cytochrome ubiquinol oxidase subunit I, with translation MDDFIAARAQMALSLGFHIIFACVGMVMPFLMAFAHWKYLKTGNEIYKGLTKAWSKGVAILFATGAVSGTMLSFELGLLWPGFMKHAGPIFGMPFSLEGTAFFIEAIAIGFFLYGWDKFNKWFHWFCGFLVGLSGLASGILVVAANAWMNSPTGFDYINGQYVNIDPIKAMFNDAWFPQALHMTVAAFCATGFAVAGVHAFLIMRKKNVEFHTKAFRIAAAFAMIGAFGAPLSGDVAAKSVAERQPIKLAAMEAHFETEKGAAFVLGGIPDEEKGEIKYAIKIPKVLSFLVSNDFNAEVKGLNDFPRDEWPPVAVVHYAFQIMIFFGVVMISIGSLYLYAFFFKKDWLTKNWLLKTFLFATPFGYIALEAGWTVTEVGRQPWIIYGIMKTVDAVTPMPGIQYSFYFFTAIFISLSLIIIFLLRRQIQMVPKLYDPTDPQFNSKNKKS, from the coding sequence ATGGATGACTTTATTGCTGCACGCGCCCAAATGGCGCTTTCTTTAGGTTTTCATATCATCTTCGCCTGCGTCGGAATGGTCATGCCTTTCTTGATGGCATTTGCCCATTGGAAATACCTCAAAACCGGAAACGAAATTTATAAAGGTCTTACCAAAGCGTGGAGCAAAGGAGTTGCTATATTATTTGCAACAGGAGCAGTTTCGGGAACGATGCTTTCATTTGAACTCGGATTGCTCTGGCCGGGATTTATGAAACACGCTGGACCTATTTTCGGAATGCCTTTTTCTCTTGAAGGAACCGCATTTTTTATTGAAGCCATTGCCATCGGATTTTTCCTTTACGGTTGGGATAAATTTAATAAATGGTTTCACTGGTTTTGCGGATTTTTAGTTGGCTTAAGCGGGTTAGCTTCAGGAATTTTAGTGGTTGCGGCAAATGCCTGGATGAATTCACCAACCGGATTTGACTATATTAATGGACAATACGTCAATATAGACCCTATAAAAGCAATGTTTAATGACGCTTGGTTTCCACAGGCATTACATATGACGGTTGCCGCTTTTTGTGCAACAGGATTTGCGGTTGCAGGAGTTCATGCTTTTTTAATTATGCGAAAGAAAAATGTAGAATTTCACACTAAGGCATTTAGAATTGCTGCAGCTTTTGCAATGATTGGAGCTTTCGGTGCTCCTTTGAGTGGCGATGTTGCCGCAAAATCTGTTGCCGAAAGACAACCTATAAAATTAGCGGCAATGGAAGCTCATTTTGAAACTGAAAAAGGAGCAGCTTTTGTATTGGGTGGAATTCCTGATGAAGAAAAGGGAGAAATTAAATATGCTATAAAAATTCCAAAAGTTTTAAGCTTTTTGGTGAGTAATGATTTTAATGCCGAAGTAAAAGGACTGAATGATTTCCCAAGAGATGAATGGCCCCCTGTTGCCGTTGTGCATTATGCTTTTCAGATTATGATTTTCTTTGGCGTTGTCATGATTTCCATTGGATCTCTTTATCTGTATGCTTTCTTTTTCAAAAAAGATTGGCTGACAAAAAACTGGCTGTTAAAAACATTCCTTTTTGCTACACCATTTGGTTATATTGCTTTGGAAGCAGGCTGGACAGTCACAGAAGTTGGCAGACAGCCTTGGATTATTTACGGAATTATGAAAACCGTAGATGCTGTTACACCGATGCCGGGAATTCAGTATTCATTTTATTTTTTCACAGCAATTTTTATTTCATTGTCATTAATTATTATATTTCTTTTGAGAAGACAGATACAAATGGTTCCCAAACTTTACGATCCTACAGACCCTCAGTTTAATTCTAAAAACAAAAAATCATGA